CGTCCGGTAAAACATAATCCGGAGAAACATATCCTTTTTCTTCAAATCGCTGCTTCCGTATACAATTTTTGCCACCATTTAAACAATAATTTTCAATCCATTTCTTATCCAGCAATCCTTTATCATAAGCTCGTTTCATCCCTGAAGTCTGGTCATACCAAATACATACATTCACCATAGTAAAACTCCTTAATATCTCTTTATGACATGAAATAATGAAAATATTTATGCAGCTAACAATATATACTTATATTGAATTGTAAAACAATTAGTACGATACCTAAACCATTTTGGCAGGGTCAACAATTTTGTCAAATTCTTCTTCAGTCAATAAATTTAATTTTAAAGCAGCTTCTTTTAAACTTATCTCTTCCTGGTATGCTTTCAGAGCTATCTTTGCAGCATTATCATAGCCAACTATAGGATTTAAAGCGGTTACCAGCATAAGGTTATTATTTAAAAAATAATTTATTCTTTCTTTATTTGGGCTGAGGCCTTTTAAGCAATTTTCGCTGAATGAAATGATAGAATCAGCTAAGAGCCTGACTGATTGTAAAAAATTGTATACAGTAACCGGTAAAAATACGTTTAGCTCAAAATTTCCTTGACTGGCTGCAATACCAATAGAAACATCATTTCCCATAATCTGTACTGCAACCATTGTCACAGCCTCACATTGTGTTGGATTAACCTTTCCCGGCATTATAGAACTTCCCGGTTCATTAGCCGGAATATTCAATTCTCCTATCCCACAGCGAGGACCACTGGAAAGCCACCGGATATCATTTGCTATTTTCATCATATCTGCGGCTAATCCTTTAACTGCTCCATGTGTGAAGACTAAATCATCCAAACTGGTTAATGAATAGAATTTATTAGATGCAGTTTTAAAATTTCTGGATGTCAGGACTGCAATCTTTTCAGCTACTCTTTCGGCAAATTCAGGAGGGGCATTTAATCCTGTCCCTACCGCCGTACCCCCTAAAGCGATATCTAATAATTTAAGGCAACCTTCCTTAATCATTTCTTCACTGCGTTCAATCATCCGGTACCATCCACTTATCTCCTGTCCCAAGGTCAATGGAACGGCATCCTGAAGATGAGTTCTGCCTGCTTTTACAATATCTTTATTATCCTCAATTTTTTTAATTAAAACTTCTTTTATTAACGACAGGGCAGGAAATAACCTGCCTTCGAGTTCATTAACAGCAGCAATATGCATTGCAGTCGGGAAAGTGTCATTGGAGCTCTGCCCCTTATTAACATGATCATTGGGATGAATTGTTTTCTTGCCTAAAATCTGGTTTGCCCTATTCGCGATTACTTCATTTATATTCATGTTAGTATGTGTGCCACTACCTGTTTGCCATACGACAAGTGGAAAATGACTATCCATCTTTCCATTCAATATCTCTTCACACACTATAACAATCATATCAGCAGCTTTCTTCTCTATCCAACCAAGTTCATAATTAGTTAAGGCAGCGGCCTTTTTTAAAATTGCAAAGGCCTTTATAATTTCGATTGGCATTTTATCTTTACCTATCTTAAAATTCTCCAGACTACGCTGGGTTTGAGCTCCCCACAATCTATCTCCAGGTATTTGTACTTCTCCCATACTATCCTTTTCAACTTTTATCCTCATTATTGGAATCCTCCTATTTAATAATTCACAATAAATTAACTGTCAAATTGATAAAAAAATGAATTATAAAAAACTAAATTCGAAACATTTTTGTCCATATTTCAACCTCAACTATAATTTTCTAATTTCCTTTTAAAATTATATTTTTAATCCAATACTTTTTCTAAAAATTAAATCACTTATTTTTATTATAGTACAATTGAATAAAAAATATGGACGATCTATACAATTTTAAATATTTATCTACCCAAAAACTCCCGGTTTTAATTTGATTAAACTAAATAGCGAAGCAATAAAAGTATTTTTGCAGGATACACTTCTATTTGATACAATATTTACTGTGAGGTGGTTTGCTATATTCTAATAGTGTTATCTTTATTGAAAATTGTCTATTATTGTGTCAATAAAATTACAATAGACTTATTATTTATTCAGTAACTTACATTTGAAGTATCAAAATTCTAAAATCTTTGAGATGGGGGGTGATTATCAAAATATTTGATCAATTATCCTTTTCTTTATTGTATAACTATCCAACTTAAAAAATAATTTATTATTAAAAAACTATAGGAGGTTTTATTCGATGAAAAAAATATTGTGGTCTTTGCTAATAGTTTTATTTTTGGTTTTCTGTGTAACTGCTAACAGTCTTGCCCAAAAAGAAGTCCTACACTTATATACAGCTTTTGATACCGAGGAAGCAAAATTATACATTGAAGCATTTGAAGAAGAAACCGGTATTGATGTCCAATGGGTTAGAATGTCTTCTGGAGAGGTATTAGCCAGAATAGAAGCAGAAGCCAGTAATCCTCAGGCAAGTGTCTGGCACGCCGGTTCTAATACATCTCATATTAATGCTGCTTCCAAAGGATTATTGGAACCCTACAAACCCAATACAGATTTTGAATTACCTGATTTATTCCATGCTGATGATTGGGCTTGGTTAGGATTCTATAGTGGTGCCATAGGATTTGTCACCAATACCGAATTTTTAGAAGAAAACAATATGGAACCCCCGACTTCCTGGGCAAACTTACTTCATCCTAAATTAAAACAGAATGTAGCTATGGCTTACCCTTATACTTCGGGAACTGCCTATACAACCTATGCAACTCTTGTTCAAATGTTAGGCTTAGAAAAAGCACTGGATTGGTGGGAAGATTTTGACCAGCATAGCATTTTCCAATACACCAAATCAGGAACCGCCTGCATAGGTATGGTAGGACTTGGCGAAGTTGCTGTTGGAATATCCTTCTCCCATGATATCCTGGCTAAGGGTGTAAAAGCAGGTTATCCTGTAGTCATGACCTTCCCGGAAGAAGGGACTGGATATGAGATTGGAGGATTATCCTTAATTAAAGGAGCTCCTGAGGCGGAATTAGGAAAGAAATTTATAGATTGGTGTTATACGGTCGATGCTCAAAACCTATTCCAGGAATACAACAGACTTCCAGTTAATCCGGAGGCTACAGTCGCAGAAGGCTCTGTTACCTTAGAAGATGTAAAGTTAATCGATTATGACCATATTCTTGCAGGAGAGAGTAAAGATGATTGGGTCGAGGCCTGGAGAGATCGTATAGGCAAATAAAGAAATGAATTAAAATAATTTTAATCCCTGCTGCTATTAATCTAATTCAAAAATTTAGAAACAGTAGCAGGGATTTTATAAATCAAGGCAATTAATGATGAATAGCTATAGAAACAGGCAGTTTCATGAAATAGCAGGACAATTAAGGCTTATCTGGAAAGAGCCAATACTTTTTGTTTTTATCATACTTATTTTTTATTTTTTATTTACTTTTGTTGCATATCCCTTATTCCAGGTTATTAAATATAGTATTTTTATTGACGGACAATGGGATTTTTCCAACTACCTGGCAATCTTTTCTAAAAGATATTATTTTCAGCCATTTATAAATAGTATAATTCTGGGTATTTGTACCGCAACTATCGGAACAATTGCCGGTTTTATTTTTGCTTATGCCTTGACCAGAACCCCTTTGCCATTTAAATCATTTTTTCGTTTAACCGCCACTTTTCCCATTATCTCGCCACCATTTGTAGTTGCACTGGCAGCAATTCTTCTTTTTGGAAGAGCAGGTGCATTAACGCCCTGGTTAAAAAATATAATTGGCAATTATTCTGTCTATGGATTGGGTGGTTTGATTTTAGTAGAGACAATTGCCTATAGTCCTACCGCTTTCATGGTTTTATATGGAATCCTGGAGGCAATAGACCCCTCATTGGAAGAAGCTTCTATGGATCTGGGGGCTGCAAGAATTAAAATATTTTCTTCTGTCACTTTGCCTCTTGCTACTCCGGGAATCGCCAGTGCCTGGCTTTTAGTATTCATTCAATCTATGGCAGATTTTGGTAATCCCATGGTTATTTCGGGTAATTATAGAGTGCTTTCGGTTCAAGCTTTTTTACAGATTACCGGAATGTATGATCTTCCCCGTGGCTCTACTTTAGCTATACTTTTACTTGTGCCAACCTTGATCGCTTTTTTTGTTCAAAAATACTGGGTTTCCCGTAAATCCTATGTGACTGTAACCGGAAAACCTACCGGTGCTACTATAAAAAACCTGGAATGGTATATCAAACTGCCGGTATATGGAGCCTGCTTACTTTATGCCGGAATTGTAATTTTATTCTATGGTACTATTGTATATGGCTCATTCCAAACCTTATGGGGTGTTAATCCTACGCTGACTCTACAAAATTATGTAGAAATGTTTGAGGTTGGAAAAGATTATCTGATTGACTCTATTACTTTATCTACTATTGCCACCCCTATTACCGGAATAGTTGGAATTTTTATATCTTTCTTGATTATAAGAAAAAAATTTATTGGGCGAGGACTCATGGAATTTATTTCCATGTTAACCTTTGCAGTGCCCGGAACAGTTGTTGGTATTGGATATATACTGGCATTCAATCAGGAATCAGTTGTGATGCCTGTTGTTTTAACCGGCACAGCATGGATAATTATTTTACTTCTCGTTTTCCGTAATATGCCAGTCGGTATACGTTCAGGAATTGCTGCGCTGCAACAGATTGACCCGGCAATTGAAGAAGCATCAACTGACTTAGGAGCTGATAGTAATACCACTTTCCGAAAAATTACTCTGCCGATGATTGCTCCGGCATTCTTTTCGGGTTTAGCCTACAGTTTTGTTAAAGCAATGACAGCAATCAGTGCAATTATTTTTGTAGTATCAGGTCAATGGAATCTTATCACAGTTGCAATTCTCGGTTTTGTTGATAACACTCAATACGCACATGCTGCCGCCATGAGTATGTTATTAATTGTAATTGTCCTGATAGCGCTTGGACTGATACAATTTATTGTAGGTAAAATAGGGAAAGGTGTTAGAACAACTGAAATTTTGGGTTAATTCTATTGTTTAATTAAGCAGAAAGGTTCTAAAATGAAAAATAACTATTTGGAATTGAAAGATTTGATTAAAATATTTGGAAGTGGAAGAGATAGTGTAACAGCAGTTAATAATGTAAGCTTAAAAGTTAATGAAGGTGAACTTGTAACCCTTCTGGGGCCTTCAGGGTGTGGTAAAACTACTATATTACGGATGATTTCCGGCTTTGAATTGCCCACCTCCGGTAAAATATTTATTGATCAGGAAGATGTGACAACAACTCCTCCTAATAAGCGACCAACGGCTATGGTATTTCAAAATTATGCACTTTTCCCTCATATGACAGTTGCCCAAAACATTATTTATGGACCTAAAATTCATGGCGAAAATTCTCAATCAGCCAAGAAAAAGGCTGATGATATAATGAAATTGGTTGGCCTGGAAAAATTTGGAAATCGTTCACCATCCCAACTCTCCGGAGGACAGCAGCAAAGAGTCAGCCTGGCTCGTTCTTTGATTATGGAGCCAAAAGTTTTATTGCTTGATGAACCTCTTTCAAATCTGGATGCAAAACTCAGGGTATCAATGCGTCTTGAAATAAGAAAATTACAACAACGGGTCGGAATTACCTCCATATATGTAACCCATGATCAGGAAGAAGCTATGTCTCTTTCCGATCGAGTTGTAATCTTGAAAGATGGGGTAATACAGCAAATTGGAACCCCCTTAGAAGTTTATGCCAGACCGGATAATTGTTTTGTGGCTGATTTTATCGGGAAAGCAAATTTTCTAAATACAGTTGTTGAGGATGTCACTCCAGACGGTGATGTTACTATTAATCTATTAGAGCAAAAACTAATTATCCCAAAAGCAAAAAAATCCTTTAAAAAAAATGATAAAGCATTTCTGGTCCTACGCCCTGAATCTATAATCCTTGAAAAGAAAAAACCTGATACTATAACCGGCATCATTCGGGAAATTGTCTTTTTAGGTAATCAGATGACCTATATTATCGAAATTGCAAAACAACTGGTTACTGTTGAAATGTCAAATCCACAGGAATGTGAATCATTTGAAAATGGTGAAGAAGTATCTATTAAATTACCGGTTAGAAGTCTTCATTTATTACCATGGGAGGAAGAAAAATGAAACCGGTTATCTGCATTGAAATGATTTATCCGGGGATAAAGCCAGAAGAAAAAATCGAGAAAATTAAGCAAGCCGGTTTTTCCTGGATTGAATTCTGGGATTGGACAGACAAAAACATTGATCTTCTTTATTCCTCATGCCATCAATTTAATGTAAAAGTGGCTAATTTCAGTGCCCAGAGACACGGGTGCTTAATTGCCAGCAACACTCATCATGAAATATTTTTTGATTTGAAACATGCAATAAAAACAGCAAAAATACTGAATTGCCCTTATCTGATGTTATTAACAGATGAATTGGGAGAAGAAGGAATAGTAAAATACAACTATGCTGAGATAAGTGCAAAAGAGAAATATGATAATATTATTTCCGGCCTGGAAAAGGCAATCAGCCTAACTCCCGGTTCTATAACTCTGGTATTAGAAATTCTTAATACAAAAATTGACCATCCTGGTTATTGTCTGGATAATATGGATACTGCGGTAAAAATAATCAGGGAGATTAACTATCCTCAGCTTAAAATTTTAGCCGATTTATATCATCTTGGAGTCATGGGTCATGATATCAAACAAATTATTAAACAATACCTCCCGGAAATAGGTTATATTCATATTGCCGATATTCCGGGAAGACACGAACCCGGAACAGGTCAAATAGACTGGAAAGAAATTCTGGAATTACTGAAAGCAGA
The sequence above is drawn from the Atribacterota bacterium genome and encodes:
- a CDS encoding uracil-DNA glycosylase; amino-acid sequence: MVNVCIWYDQTSGMKRAYDKGLLDKKWIENYCLNGGKNCIRKQRFEEKGYVSPDYVLPDGTVNENLKKIIEEKGHF
- the fumC gene encoding class II fumarate hydratase encodes the protein MRIKVEKDSMGEVQIPGDRLWGAQTQRSLENFKIGKDKMPIEIIKAFAILKKAAALTNYELGWIEKKAADMIVIVCEEILNGKMDSHFPLVVWQTGSGTHTNMNINEVIANRANQILGKKTIHPNDHVNKGQSSNDTFPTAMHIAAVNELEGRLFPALSLIKEVLIKKIEDNKDIVKAGRTHLQDAVPLTLGQEISGWYRMIERSEEMIKEGCLKLLDIALGGTAVGTGLNAPPEFAERVAEKIAVLTSRNFKTASNKFYSLTSLDDLVFTHGAVKGLAADMMKIANDIRWLSSGPRCGIGELNIPANEPGSSIMPGKVNPTQCEAVTMVAVQIMGNDVSIGIAASQGNFELNVFLPVTVYNFLQSVRLLADSIISFSENCLKGLSPNKERINYFLNNNLMLVTALNPIVGYDNAAKIALKAYQEEISLKEAALKLNLLTEEEFDKIVDPAKMV
- a CDS encoding ABC transporter substrate-binding protein — encoded protein: MKKILWSLLIVLFLVFCVTANSLAQKEVLHLYTAFDTEEAKLYIEAFEEETGIDVQWVRMSSGEVLARIEAEASNPQASVWHAGSNTSHINAASKGLLEPYKPNTDFELPDLFHADDWAWLGFYSGAIGFVTNTEFLEENNMEPPTSWANLLHPKLKQNVAMAYPYTSGTAYTTYATLVQMLGLEKALDWWEDFDQHSIFQYTKSGTACIGMVGLGEVAVGISFSHDILAKGVKAGYPVVMTFPEEGTGYEIGGLSLIKGAPEAELGKKFIDWCYTVDAQNLFQEYNRLPVNPEATVAEGSVTLEDVKLIDYDHILAGESKDDWVEAWRDRIGK
- a CDS encoding iron ABC transporter permease codes for the protein MMNSYRNRQFHEIAGQLRLIWKEPILFVFIILIFYFLFTFVAYPLFQVIKYSIFIDGQWDFSNYLAIFSKRYYFQPFINSIILGICTATIGTIAGFIFAYALTRTPLPFKSFFRLTATFPIISPPFVVALAAILLFGRAGALTPWLKNIIGNYSVYGLGGLILVETIAYSPTAFMVLYGILEAIDPSLEEASMDLGAARIKIFSSVTLPLATPGIASAWLLVFIQSMADFGNPMVISGNYRVLSVQAFLQITGMYDLPRGSTLAILLLVPTLIAFFVQKYWVSRKSYVTVTGKPTGATIKNLEWYIKLPVYGACLLYAGIVILFYGTIVYGSFQTLWGVNPTLTLQNYVEMFEVGKDYLIDSITLSTIATPITGIVGIFISFLIIRKKFIGRGLMEFISMLTFAVPGTVVGIGYILAFNQESVVMPVVLTGTAWIIILLLVFRNMPVGIRSGIAALQQIDPAIEEASTDLGADSNTTFRKITLPMIAPAFFSGLAYSFVKAMTAISAIIFVVSGQWNLITVAILGFVDNTQYAHAAAMSMLLIVIVLIALGLIQFIVGKIGKGVRTTEILG
- a CDS encoding ABC transporter ATP-binding protein, which codes for MKNNYLELKDLIKIFGSGRDSVTAVNNVSLKVNEGELVTLLGPSGCGKTTILRMISGFELPTSGKIFIDQEDVTTTPPNKRPTAMVFQNYALFPHMTVAQNIIYGPKIHGENSQSAKKKADDIMKLVGLEKFGNRSPSQLSGGQQQRVSLARSLIMEPKVLLLDEPLSNLDAKLRVSMRLEIRKLQQRVGITSIYVTHDQEEAMSLSDRVVILKDGVIQQIGTPLEVYARPDNCFVADFIGKANFLNTVVEDVTPDGDVTINLLEQKLIIPKAKKSFKKNDKAFLVLRPESIILEKKKPDTITGIIREIVFLGNQMTYIIEIAKQLVTVEMSNPQECESFENGEEVSIKLPVRSLHLLPWEEEK
- a CDS encoding TIM barrel protein codes for the protein MKPVICIEMIYPGIKPEEKIEKIKQAGFSWIEFWDWTDKNIDLLYSSCHQFNVKVANFSAQRHGCLIASNTHHEIFFDLKHAIKTAKILNCPYLMLLTDELGEEGIVKYNYAEISAKEKYDNIISGLEKAISLTPGSITLVLEILNTKIDHPGYCLDNMDTAVKIIREINYPQLKILADLYHLGVMGHDIKQIIKQYLPEIGYIHIADIPGRHEPGTGQIDWKEILELLKAERYNGFVGFEYSPAHDSDESLLQIKNLWESVFTE